The following coding sequences lie in one Micromonospora sp. R77 genomic window:
- a CDS encoding cell wall metabolism sensor histidine kinase WalK, translating into MRRLGLRARVTAAYAVGALLLAVSMALVSYELTRRSLLDERERTALRVAYFDATVVRAGLDTDVPDVVAVLRSLDTGGSRRPVLQLDGRWYARTAEPVATTAIPAELRQAVATGAPAVQRVRVDGQTALVVAVPLSATATYYEVNSLRELEQTFQVLALALTTVAIMVAGSGAALGWYATRHGLRPLTAVASAAEKIAAGDFTTRLDPATDPDLTRLSTSFNQMVDQLAHRIERDRRFAADVSHELRSPLQTLAAAASVLARHRAHQDERTATAARLVADEIDRFQRLVNDLIDLARSDQPAHRVPVDVVALAREACAARDLPLSLVHTAPRLPVTWRVERRRVAQVLANLLDNAVTYGGGPVALRLTRDGDTGVIEVDDEGPGVPVEDRDAIFDRFVRGRAAHTRGTGDGTGLGLALVAQHAAAHAGDVAVTDRPGGGARFRVTLPGSLP; encoded by the coding sequence ATGAGACGCCTCGGACTGCGTGCCCGGGTCACCGCCGCGTACGCCGTCGGCGCCCTCCTGCTCGCCGTGTCGATGGCCCTGGTCTCCTACGAGCTGACCCGCCGCTCGCTGCTCGACGAGCGGGAACGCACCGCCCTGCGCGTCGCCTACTTCGACGCCACCGTCGTACGGGCCGGCCTCGACACGGACGTCCCCGACGTGGTGGCGGTGCTCCGCTCGCTGGACACCGGCGGCAGCCGGCGCCCCGTGCTGCAACTCGACGGCCGGTGGTACGCCCGCACCGCCGAACCGGTCGCCACCACCGCCATCCCCGCCGAGCTGCGCCAGGCCGTCGCCACCGGTGCGCCGGCGGTGCAGCGGGTCCGCGTCGACGGCCAGACCGCGCTGGTGGTCGCCGTTCCGCTCTCCGCGACGGCCACGTACTACGAGGTCAACTCCCTGCGCGAGCTGGAGCAGACGTTCCAGGTGCTGGCGCTCGCGCTGACCACCGTGGCGATCATGGTCGCCGGGTCCGGGGCGGCGCTCGGCTGGTACGCCACCCGGCACGGCCTGCGCCCGCTGACCGCCGTCGCCAGTGCGGCCGAGAAGATCGCCGCCGGTGACTTCACCACCCGCCTCGACCCGGCCACCGACCCCGACCTGACCCGGCTCTCCACCTCGTTCAACCAGATGGTCGACCAGCTCGCCCACCGCATCGAGCGGGACCGCCGCTTCGCCGCCGACGTCAGCCACGAACTGCGCTCCCCCCTGCAGACCCTCGCCGCCGCGGCCAGCGTCCTGGCCCGCCACCGTGCGCACCAGGACGAGCGCACCGCCACCGCCGCCCGGCTGGTCGCCGACGAGATCGACCGGTTCCAACGCCTGGTCAACGACCTGATCGACCTCGCCCGCAGCGACCAGCCCGCACACCGCGTCCCGGTGGACGTGGTCGCCCTGGCCCGCGAGGCGTGCGCGGCCCGGGACCTGCCGCTCTCCCTGGTGCACACCGCACCGCGGCTGCCCGTGACCTGGCGGGTCGAGCGGCGACGCGTCGCGCAGGTGCTGGCGAACCTGCTGGACAACGCGGTGACCTACGGCGGGGGACCGGTCGCGCTGCGGCTGACCCGCGACGGCGACACCGGCGTCATCGAGGTCGACGACGAGGGGCCCGGCGTACCCGTCGAGGACCGGGACGCGATCTTCGACCGCTTCGTCCGGGGGCGGGCCGCGCACACCCGCGGCACCGGCGACGGCACCGGCCTCGGGCTCGCCCTCGTCGCCCAGCACGCCGCCGCCCACGCCGGCGACGTCGCCGTCACCGACCGCCCCGGCGGCGGCGCCCGCTTCCGGGTCACCCTGCCGGGGAGCCTGCCGTGA